A single genomic interval of Macadamia integrifolia cultivar HAES 741 chromosome 6, SCU_Mint_v3, whole genome shotgun sequence harbors:
- the LOC122082264 gene encoding light-sensor Protein kinase-like, protein MEQFRQIGKVLGSLKALMVFQNDIRVNQRQCCLLFDIFNLTFQGIAEELKQNLRFEEKHIKWKALEHPLRELHRVFKEGEAYVQQCMDNKDWLAKVICLSQNTDCMEFHIHNLLSCIPVVIEAIETAGEISGCDQDEILKKRVVLSKKYEREWMDPKIFRWNFGKQYLVSQDICKRLDKVWKEDRRLLLETIKENRSSGSGSLAKQEQRLMELLLKNLDHNKPSDGWKLFPSSILVGSKDYQVKRRLGSGSQFKEVQWLGESFVLRNFFGEIEPAIPEISLLSSLAHPNILQFLCGFSDEEKKESFLVMELMNKDLISCIKELCGPRRKVPFSLPIAVDLMLQIARGMEYLHSQKIYHGDLNPYNVLVRPRNSLDGYLHAKISGFGLSSITNSTPRTSSNQNEAPFIWYAPEVLLEQEQPQPGTTSSSKYTEKADIYSFGMICFELLTGKVPFEDGHLQGDKMSRNIRAGERPLFPFHLPKYLTNLTKKCWHTDPTQRPSFSSIGRILRYIKRFLVLNPDHSHPDPPLPLVDYCDIEAWFSKKFAAEGNPNPAPVSQIPFEMFSFRVMEKERINLNFKDRSSESGSDSNSVCGDENAALMDDDSLCFLSGTPKGRALRPPHMTQCGRCLRMNSESHIVVMSPSRRRTSGHASDSELA, encoded by the exons ATGGAACAATTCAGGCAGATCGGGAAGGTTTTAGGTAGCCTAAAGGCTCTCATGGTATTTCAAAACGATATCCGGGTGAACCAGCGCCAGTGCTGCTTGCTATTTGATATCTTCAATCTCACCTTTCAAGGTATCGCAGAGGAGCTAAAGCAGAATCTGAGATTCGAAGAGAAACACATCAAATGGAAGGCCCTTGAGCACCCATTGAGAGAGCTTCACAGGGTTTTCAAAGAAGGGGAAGCCTATGTTCAGCAATGCATGGACAACAAGGATTGGCTGGCCAAGGTCATCTGCCTTTCACAGAACACCGATTGCATGGAATTCCACATCCACAACCTGCTTTCCTGCATCCCAGTTGTCATTGAAGCCATAGAAACTGCAGGAGAAATCTCTGGGTGTGACCAGGATGAGATCCTGAAGAAAAGGGTTGTCTTGTCCAAGAAGTACGAGAGGGAGTGGATGGACCCTAAAATCTTCCGGTGGAATTTCGGGAAGCAGTACCTGGTTTCTCAAGATATCTGCAAACGATTGGATAAGGTTTGGAAGGAGGACAGGCGGCTTCTTCTGGAGACAATCAAAGAGAATAGAAGTTCTGGGTCAGGATCTTTAGCCAAGCAAGAGCAACGTTTAATGGAGCTCCTACTTAAGAATCTAGACCACAACAAGCCCTCTGATGGGTGGAAGCTCTTCCCAAGCtcaatattggtgggttcaAAGGACTACCAGGTGAAGAGACGACTTGGGAGCGGGAGCCAATTTAAGGAGGTCCAGTGGTTGGGGGAAAGCTTTGTTTTAAGAAATTTCTTTGGAGAGATTGAGCCTGCAATTCCTGAGatatctcttctctcttctcttgccCACCCTAACATACTGCAATTCCTTTGTGGGTTCTCGgatgaggaaaagaaagagagtttCCTAGTTATGGAGTTGATGAACAAGGACCTCATCAGCTGCATCAAAGAGCTTTGTGGCCCGAGGAGGAAGGTTCCATTTTCCCTTCCTATAGCAGTTGATCTAATGCTTCAGATTGCTAGGGGGATGGAATATCTCCACTCACAGAAAATATACCATGGAGATTTAAATCCATACAACGTCCTTGTTCGACCAAGGAATTCCCTTGACGGATACTTGCATGCTAAAATCTCAGGATTTGGCCTATCCTCCATCACGAACTCCACCCCTCGAACCTCCTCGAATCAAAATGAGGCACCATTCATCTGGTATGCCCCAGAGGTTCTATTGGAGCAAGAACAGCCACAGCCTGGGACTACCTCCAGTTCCAAGTACACAGAGAAGGCCGATATTTACAGCTTTGGTATGATTTGCTTTGAGCTTTTGACAGGGAAGGTCCCATTTGAGGATGGGCATCTCCAGGGAGACAAGATGAGCCGAAACATTAGGGCAGGTGAAAGGCCACTCTTCCCATTCCATTTACCAAAATACCTCACCAACTTGACCAAGAAATGTTGGCACACTGACCCAACTCAACGTCCAAGTTTCTCGTCCATCGGTAGGATCCTCCGCTACATCAAGCGGTTCCTAGTGCTGAACCCAGACCATAGCCATCCTGACCCTCCATTGCCGCTCGTTGATTACTGTGATATTGAGGCATGGTTCTCCAAGAAGTTTGCTGCAGAAGGTAATCCCAACCCAGCACCAGTATCACAGATCCCATTTGAGATGTTCTCTTTCAGGGTtatggagaaggagaggatcaatttgaattttaaagacAGGAGTTCAGAGTCAGGCAGTGATAGCAATTCGGTTTGTGGGGATGAGAATGCAGCTCTGATGGatgatgattcactat GTTTCTTATCAGGAACACCAAAAGGACGAGCACTAAGACCCCCACACATGACCCAATGTGGTCGTTGTTTGAGGATGAATTCTGAGAGCCATATAGTGGTGATGAGCCCAAGCAGGCGGAGAACATCTGGTCATGCCTCAGATTCTGAGTTAGCTTAG
- the LOC122081949 gene encoding protein SPA1-RELATED 2-like produces MMPEALSKPRVSYSSQLEGHSIHHLIDGPFACMEGAGDEVTRSDVAKGELLKRKDSNQSFKQGSSNMLESSTVFIPHRSNWSGSSLHMYRDTLCANSVDVSEPASSSTSLTNDTGVIVEELTVKNYKNPILAMVGSSNSREGRHGKDQQWQPLHHLGGGFGSESLHGDMAFRDKEPPIPSVRDEVRSMFAHEIWVQKPSPFKQSNQDHAEISKQLTSTNKDTTSSNALSPGGVRSKVLSASGFSQFFLKKTLKGKGVLCGHPGAQDGTDVAVTGKYNGKAACITEVASDASLDVSATKEDPPSQTAAGIGPNVIHGEVSLREWLKPWSRKINKIETMHLFRQIVELVDLSHSQGVALPDIRPSCFMLLPSGRVKYIGLLAQRLECTIDQNISYLDHHFSRKRPFGLGMHGQNSECTKQQKFSERMMSVRQQPQFPARSGLKSVTVEEGNIKNRGVQETGYGCMDRYKNTECNTLSKYEAPVISNTTRQLMTSVHVQLEEKWYASPEELNDRRYTLSSNIYNLGVLLFELLSCFESWEVHAAVMSDLHHRILPSSFLSENPKEAGFCLWLLHPESSSRPTAREILQSDLICESRELSCGGDLPSSLEEDDTESELLLNFLVSLNEQKQKQESKLVEDIGCLEADVYEVEKRHLSRTTGVLSQTLKGSSSTRESVFLEHRLRSDALSRLSSTSNKNEEMLMKNISQLENAYFSMRSQVRLLDTDATTRSDKDLLKNRERWVPSQNENEGQSLNQSNDCLGAFFDGLCKYARYSKFEVCGTLRNGDLLNSANVICSLSFDRDEDYFAAAGVSKKIKIFEFSALLNDSVDIHYPVIEMSSKSKLSCVCWNSYIKNYLASTDYEGVVQLWDASTGQDFSQFVDHEKRAWSVDFSQLDPTKLASGSDDCSVKIWNMNERNCIDTIRNVANVCCVQFSAHSAHLLAFGSADYMTYCYDLRNTRIPWCTLSGHGKAVSYVKFLDPETLVSASTDNSLKLWDLKKTSSSGLSTTACSLTFGGHTNEKNFVGLTVSDGYIACGSESNEVYAYYRSLPMPLTSHKFGSIDPITGKETGDDNGQFVSSVCWRRKSNMVVAANSSGSIKLLQMV; encoded by the exons atgatgcCTGAGGCACTGAGCAAACCAAG GGTTTCATACAGCAGTCAATTGGAAGGTCACAGCATTCATCATTTAATTGATGGTCCGTTTGCATGCATGGAGGGAGCTGGTGATGAGGTGACCAGAAGTGATGTGGCAAAGGGTGAACTGCTCAAAAGGAAAGACAGCAATCAATCCTTTAAACAAGGCAGCAGCAATATGTTGGAATCTTCGACTGTGTTCATACCTCATCGTAGTAATTGGTCTGGGAGCTCACTGCACATGTATAGAGATACCTTATGTGCAAACTCTGTGGATGTATCTGAACCTGCTTCTTCTAGCACATCTTTGACAAATGACACCGGGGTCATTGTTGAAGAGTTAACGgtgaaaaattacaagaatccAATCCTAGCTATGGTGGGCAGCTCAAACAGTAGAGAAGGAAGGCATGGTAAGGACCAGCAATGGCAACCTTTACATCATCTGGGAGGTGGCTTCGGAAGTGAGAGTTTGCATGGTGACATGGCTTTCAGAGACAAGGAACCACCAATCCCAAGCGTCAGAGATGAGGTAAGGAGCATGTTTGCCCATGAAATTTGGGTTCAGAAGCCTTCACCCTTTAAGCAGTCTAATCAGGATCATGCCGAGATCTCCAAACAATTAACCAGTACTAACAAAGATACTACCTCAAGCAATGCATTATCACCTGGAGGTGTTCGGTCTAAGGTTCTGTCGGCATCAGGATTCTCTCAGTTTTTTCTCAAGAAAACATTGAAAGGGAAGGGAGTTCTATGTGGACATCCAGGAGCTCAAGATGGCACTGACGTTGCAGTCACAGGAAAGTACAATGGGAAGGCTGCATGCATCACTGAGGTCGCTTCTGATGCATCTCTTGATGTAAGTGCAACAAAAGAAGATCCTCCCTCGCAGACTGCAGCTGGGATTGGTCCCAATGTGATTCATGGTGAAGTCAGTTTAAGGGAGTGGCTGAAGCCTTGGAGccgtaaaataaataaaattgaaaccatgCATTTATTTAGGCAGATTGTGGAGCTGGTGGACCTATCACATTCTCAAGGAGTTGCTTTGCCAGACATACGTCCATCTTGTTTCATGTTGTTGCCATCAGGTCGGGTTAAATATATTGGTTTACTTGCCCAAAGATTGGAGTGTACTATTGATCAAAATATTTCCTACTTGGACCATCATTTTAGTAGGAAGAGGCCCTTTGGGCTGGGTATGCATGGTCAGAATAGTGAATGcacaaaacaacaaaaatttaGTGAGCGGATGATGTCTGTCAGACAACAGCCTCAATTTCCGGCTAGATCTGGCTTGAAGTCTGTAACAGTAGAAGAGGGCAATATTAAGAATAGGGGTGTGCAGGAGACTGGGTATGGTTGTATGGACCGATACAAAAATACAGAATGCAATACCCTGAGTAAGTATGAAGCCCCAGTTATATCTAATACCACTAGACAGCTGATGACCTCTGTACATGTTCAGTTGGAAGAGAAGTGGTATGCTAGTCCGGAGGAGCTGAATGACCGGAGGTACACCTTGTCATCAAATATCTACAATCTGGGGGTTCTTCTATTTGAG TTACTTAGCTGCTTTGAATCATGGGAAGTTCATGCCGCAGTAATGTCAGACCTACACCATCGGATTCTCCCTTCAAGTTTCCTGTCAGAGAATCCCAAGGAAGCTGGTTTCTGTCTTTGGCTTCTTCATCCTGAATCTTCTTCAAGGCCGACAGCAAG GGAAATATTGCAATCTGATTTGATATGTGAATCTCGGGAGTTGTCATGTGGAGGAGATTTGCCATCATCTCTCGAGGAAGATGATACTGAATCGGAGCTGTTACTGAATTTCCTCGTATCTCTGAATGAACAAAAGCAGAAGCAGGAGTCCAAGTTAGTTGAAGATATTGGATGCTTAGAAGCAGATGTATATGAGGTTGAGAAAAGACACCTGTCAAGAACAACAGGTGTTCTTTCTCAAACACTCAAGGGGTCCTCCAGTACAAGAGAGTCGGTTTTTCTTGAACACCGTTTACGCTCAGATGCACTTTCTCGGTTATCCTCCACATCAAATAAGAATGAAGAGATGTTGATGAAGAATATTAGCCAGCTTGAAAATGCTTATTTCTCTATGAGGTCTCAAGTCCGGCTTCTGGATACTGATGCTACAACACGGTCAGATAAAGATTTACTTAAAAACCGAGAGAGATGGGTCCCTAgtcaaaatgaaaatgaaggGCAGAGCCTTAACCAATCTAATGACTGCCTTGGAGCCTTTTTTGATGGTTTATGCAAGTATGCTCGATATAGTAAGTTTGAAGTTTGTGGGACATTAAGAAATGGAGATCTTCTCAACTCAGCAAATGTGATTTGCTCATTGAGTTTTGATCGGGATGAGGACTACTTTGCTGCTGCTGGAGTATCGAAGAAAATTAAGATTTTTGAGTTCTCTGCGCTTCTCAATGATTCTGTTGATATTCATTATCCAGTTATTGAGATGTCTAGCAAATCTAAGCTCAGCTGTGTTTGCTGGAACAGCtacattaaaaattatttggCATCAACTGATTATGAAGGTGTGGTTCAG TTATGGGATGCCAGCACTGGCCAAGATTTTTCTCAATTTGTAGATCATGAAAAGAGAGCGTGGTCTGTTGATTTTTCTCAATTGGACCCTACAAAATTAGCCAGTGGAAGCGACGACTGTTCTGTGAAAATATGGAACATGAATGAG AGAAATTGTATCGACACAATCAGGAATGTTGCCAATGTCTGCTGTGTTCAGTTCTCTGCTCATTCCGCCCATTTACTTGCCTTTGGTTCCGCTGATTACATGACCTACTGCTATGATCTACGGAATACAAGAATTCCTTGGTGTACATTATCTGGGCATGGGAAGGCTGTTAGCTATGTGAAGTTCTTAGATCCAGAAACCCTTGTTTCTGCATCCACCGACAACAGCCTGAAGCTTTGGGATCTCAAAAAGACTAGTTCTAGTGGGCTTTCCACAACTGCTTGTAGCCTGACTTTTGGTGGTCATACTAATGAGAAG AATTTTGTGGGCTTAACAGTTTCTGATGGATATATAGCTTGCGGTTCAGAGTCAAATGAG GTTTATGCTTATTATAGATCTTTGCCTATGCCCCTCACTTCTCACAAGTTTGGCTCCATTGATCCTATTACTGGGAAAGAGACTGGTGATGACAATGGACAGTTTGTTTCCAGTGTGTGTTGGAGAAGAAAGTCAAATATGGTTGTAGCTGCCAACTCCAGTGGAAGTATAAAACTGTTGCAGATGGTGTGA